Genomic window (Desulforapulum autotrophicum HRM2):
CAATCCATTGGTAAGAGGGTAAAAAAAACGCGAGTTTTCTTTCTAAACCGTAACGGACGGGATAATACGAATGCAGCAAATTCAACAAAATCAGCTACCCATAACACCCGCCCAGATCATCGATATCCTGATCAGGAGACGATGGATCATAGTCATTCCCCTTTGCATTACGTTGACTGTTGGATTATACCTTGCCCTGACCAGCCCTAGAACCTATATGGCCGAGACCTCCATCCTGGTCCAGGCCCAGACCGTTCCGGGAAATTATGTGAAATCCATTGTGTCAAGCGGCATCAGTTCAAGAATCAGTACCATTTCCCAGCAGATTATGAGTATGAGTAATCTTGAAAAGATTATTGATCAGTTCGGGCTTTTTGAGGAAGAAGGGGCCAAGGACATGTATCTGGAAGATAAGATTGAGGCCATGCGCAAACGCATCAAGGTCACCCTTTCCAGTGCGAGGTCCGGTGCCGATGCCTTTACCATTTCCTACAAGGGAAGTGATCCTGACAAGGTCATGCGGATTACCAACACCCTGACCAGCTTTTTCATGGATGAGAATCTTAAATTGCGCGAAGCACAGGCCATTGGAACCAGCGAATTTCTGGATGCCGAACTTGAAAAAACTCGAAAAAAACTGGTTGACCGGGAAGAGCAGTTATCGTCCTACCGGGCGAAAAATATGGGCGGACTGCCTGATGAGCTGGATTCCAATCTCAGAACCCTGGATCGGTTGCAACTGCAGCTCACTGACAAGCAGGCCATGCTCAGGGATGCGAAAAATGCCATCAACACCCTTAGCGCCCAGATAGCACAAGCCAGTAAAATGGGTTCCCAGGGAATGGATGATCAATTTGATTTTTCCGATTTTGGCGAAGAAGTTGGCATGGGTGGGGAGGACGAGGCAACGCTTGCCGAGGCGGAAAAACGCCTTGACGCCATGCTCCTCCGGTACACCCGGCAGCATCCGGATGTGAGACGGCTTGAGGCCGTGATTGAAAAGCTTCGCGCCAAAATTGAAGCCGCCCAGGCCCAGGAGGCTGCAGAAACGCTTGAACCCCTGGAAACGGAGAACCTTGATGTGGTTGAGCCTGGAATGAACTTTGCTGTCATGCAGCAGAAGACCCAGCTTGCCCAGATGAACCGGGAGATTCAGGCCCTTAACGCTGAAATCAAATCCATCCAGGAAAAAATGGTGGTTTACCAGAAACGGGTGGAAGATACCCCCAAGAAGGAACAGGACCTTCTTTCCCTTAAGCGAGACTATGCCAATATTCAGAGTGTTTTCAACTCTCTGCTGGACAGAAAGCTTGAGGCAGAGCTTTCCGTTAATATGGAAAAAAAGCAAAAGGGCGAGCAGTTCAGAATCCTTGACCATGCCCGAATTCCTGAAAAACCCATATCCCCGGATGTCAGGAAGATGCTTGTTTTTTCCCTGGCCGCTGGCCTGGGCGTTGCCGGTGGCATAATTTTTTTGCTTGAGGTGTTGGATTTTTCCATACGCAGGGATGAGGATATTGAGAAGCTTGGGCTTTTGGTCCTTGCATCTATTCCTCCCCTGAAAAACCCGGGGGATCGGTTAAAAAAACGACTGGAAATGATTTTTCTTTCATTAGCGGCAACCTATGCACTTGTTATGCTCGCCGCATTTATCGTTCTCAATGACAAGGGCCTGGACCGGGTTGTTAATTTTATTAAATCATTTATAAATGGCTGATCCAGTTATAAACAACTAATTCAGGGGTTTGCATTTTGGGAAAGATATTTAAGGCACTGGAAAAATCCAAAGAGATCGATATGGGCGATTCTGCTGTTGTTGAAAACGACAGCAGGGAAGATGACCTGCAGGATGATACTGCTGGTGAGGAAAACAGCCGGGGAGATGAGTCGCCGGAAACAGGGGCACATGTGCAAGAAGACCCACAGACCATTGAATTGCCCCAAAGTCTGGACAAAAGCCTCGTTACCCACCTCAAACCCCATTCGTCTGAGGCCGAACAGTTCCGGATATTAAAAACAACCATTCTTTTTCCTAAAACGGGAATACCTCCCCGGACCATCATGGTTACCAGCACTGCCCCGGGGGAGGGAAAATCTTTTGTGGCAAGCAATATTGCCATCAGTATCGCAAAAAGCATTGATGAGCATGTGCTGCTCATTGACTGTGATTTAAGGCTGCCATCCCTGCACACAAGATTCGGGTTTTCAGATATTCCCGGATTAAGCGAATACCTTAGGGCGGGAAAATCCCTTGGCTCAATTTTAAGGAAAACAGCCATTGATAAGCTTTCCCTGCTTCCGGCAGGAAAACCGCCTGCCAACCCGTCCGAGCTCATCTCGTCTGAACAGATGAGACGCCTTCTCCAGGAAGTCAAAGGCAGGTATGAGGATCGATATATTATCATTGATTCACCGCCTCCCTATCTCACTGCTGAAGCCAATGCCCTGGCACGACAGGTGGACGGGATTATCATTGTGGTTAAAGCAGGAAAGACCAAACGGTCCGATGTTCAGGATCTCATTGATACCTATGGAAAAGAAAAAATTCTCGGAGTTGTGAAAAATTTTGCGGACGCCAGGCACGGGTTCAAAAAATACGAGTATAAATAACGATTTTTTTAGGTGGAGCAAAGAAGTGACCAAACAATGCTGAGGCTTTTCAAACAATACTACCCTCTCAGGAACATCCTTTTTTTCATGGTCGAAGGGCTTGTGATTTTTGGCTCTGTTTTAATTGCCACCGTTCTTTTGACCCGTTCCAACTCCTATCTGTTTGACCTGATGCTGGTTGTGAGGGTCGCCCTTGTCACCCTGGTCTGTCAGATATCCTTGTACTACAATGATCTCTATGATTTCCAGGTGGCATCTTCAGTCTCTGAAATTTCCATCCGGCTTCTCCAGTCCCTGGGGATAACCGCCATTGTTCTTGCCGTTATCTACTATTTTTTTCCCCTTGTGATCATTGGCCAGGGAGCCTTTATCCTGAGCATCCTGTTTCTTCTGGTGCTGATCATTGGGTGGCGGATCTTTTATATTTATGTGCTGAACCAGGGGTTCTACAATGAAAAAGTACTGATCCTGGGTGCAAGTGATCTTGCAGTGGATATCTTTAACGAGGTCCAGGATAAGATCGACTGCGGATATACCGTTGCAGCCATTGTCCCGTTTGATGGGGAAGACTGTCTGTCGGGCAAGGTTCCTGACTCATTAATCGTCAAAAGTGACAGGGACCATCTGTGCCGGACGATTTTTGACCTGGGTATTAATAAGGTGATTGCTGCGTTAAAGGACAGCCGGGGCACCTTTCCGGCCAGGGAGCTTCTTACCTGCAAAACAGCTGGGATCGAGGTGCTCGAAGGCAATTCCTTTTATGAACTTCTCACGGGAAAACTCCTTGTTACCAAAATAAATCCCTCGTGGCTGATTTTTTCAGACGGGTTTAAACGTTCGACATTTCGAATGGCCTTAAAGCGTATGGGTGATATTATTTTTTCCGTCGTCCTGCTGGTGTTGCTTTTTTTTCCCCTTCTGGTTGTGGCGCTTTTAATTAAAATTGACTCAAGGGGTCCCATACTCTTCTGCCAGGACCGGGTGGGCCAGGGGCGCAAACAGTATATGATGTACAAATTTCGTTCCATGGTTGAGGATGCAGAAAAGAAGAGCGGACCCGTATGGGCACTGGACAATGATTCCAGAATTACCCGCGTGGGCAGGGTCATCCGAAAGTTTCGCATTGATGAAATCCCCCAGGTGTGGAATGTATTCAAGGGAAACATGAGTTTTGTCGGTCCAAGGCCGGAACGAAAGCACTTTACGGATGAGCTTGAAGAAAAAATTCCCTATTATGGGGAGCGCTTTGTGGTGAAACCCGGTATAACCGGGTGGGCTCAGGTTTCCTACGCCTATGGCGCCTCCGTGGATGATGCCATTGAAAAGTTGAATTACGATCTTTTTTATATTAAAAACATGTCCATTATGTTTGATGTGATGATCGTGCTCCGTACCATAAAAACAGTGGTGTTCGGGCGCGGATCAAGGTAGTATCAGTTTTGGTCGTTAAAATCTGGTTGTAAAAATATAACTTGTAATCAAGGAAGCGGAGCTATGTCTTTTAATCGGGGTCTGTTTGTGGTAAGTCTCATTTCAATGGTGATCGGATGTTTCTTTCAGCCTGGGATTTCCCGGGGTGAAGCCCAGGAAACCATGGAAGATTACAAAATAGGGGCCGGGGATGTGTTTAAAATTGATGTGTGGAAGGAGCCGGAACTCTCCCTTGAGGCATCGGTGGTCAGAATTGACGGCAAAATAACCTTTCCCCTTCTGGATGACCTCCAGGCGTCTGGACTCACCACCATGGATCTTAAGGCCGTCATTGAAAAACGACTTTCCGATTTTGTGGAGGCCCCCCAGGTGACTGTAACCCTTATCAGTCCGGGCAGTCAGCGGTATTACATCCTTGGGGAAGTCAACGAGACGGGCGAATACCCCATTGGAAAAAAACTCACCATTTTGCAGGCATTTGCCATTGCAAAGGGGTTTACCGAGTGGGCCTCAAAGAAAGAGATCATTCTGTTTCGCCGGGAGAATGGTCAAGAGCGGATTATCCGGGTCAATTACAAGGATATCACCAAGGGTGATTTCAGCAATAATGTGTTTATCCAGGCAGACGATACCATCATCGTACCTTGACCCATAACGTGAAAGGGGACCTGAATAATGGTGAGCATTCCTAAAGAATCAAAACCGATACCGACGCCTGCTCTGGTCGGTATTCTGACCTGTGTCATGGTTGTATCCTGGGCTGTCCAGACCTTTGCAATGAAGATGGAATTCTCCCCCAGCCTTTATATCTCAGAGGATTACACGGACAATCATTTCCAGACGGACACTGACAAACGAGAAGAATTCTATACCACCTATGGGGTAGGGCTTTCCCTTGGATTTCTCGAACGTACGGGCCAGGCTGTTCTGAGTTACAGCCCTGAATTCAAGGATTACAAGAATAACTATGAATCCGATGGGTGGGAGCACAACGCCTCGTTTGCCGGCAATCTCAACCCGAGCAAGCAGGTGGCCGTTGATTTCAGCTTTAACTACGACGGCCATGGGGATGACAACCAGGGGGATACCTGGCAGCATGGTGCATATGTGGGCACGGCCATCCAGGTGACAAGGCATACGGATCTCACCCTGTCCGGGGATTACACCAAATCCTATGATCGTCAGGTGAGAACCGGTGAGTGGAAGGAAAGTGAAGACACTTCCATCACAACCAAAGTCACCCATCAGTTTGGGGAAATGAACTCCCTGGACCTTGGATATACCTATTCCTTTGACAACTATGCAGACCTGGATTCAGATGAATATGAGAGTCATGAACCCTCAGCTTTTATATCCTTCTGGTTTACGCCCCAGTGGGGATTTGATTCCAACATTTCCTTTGAAAGTAGAACCTATGAAATAGATGAAGATGAGAAAATATATACGGGTGATATCAGACTGATTAAAAAAATTACCCGGCATTTTGACACCTATGTAAAGTACAAGCATACCCGGACGAACAGGGATTCTGGGGATGAAAGCGTATACAACCCTTCTGTAGGGTTTGACTGGAGCATCACGGAGGATTCCGGCCTCAGCCTTGGGCTTGGGTACCTGATCCAGGAATGGGATACAGAGACGGACTCTGGCCTTTTTGTTGACCTTGACGCCTTTAAAACTTTTGATTTCAGCAGAAGGGGTACCCTGACCCTGTCGGCCTCAAGCGGGTATGATGCCTCAAGCGATGATGCGGCAAGCCTTGGATTTAATGTCTATTACCAGGCAGGATTCCTATACAGTTACGAAGTTACAAAAAGACTCTCGGCCGATCTTGATGGCTCCTATATCCGGGACGAATATACTGAACCCGATGTCAACCGGGTTGACAATACCACAAATCTTGGACTCTCCCTGTCGTGGATGCCCCTGCGGTGGATGAACATCAGATTCTCCTATAATTTTGAGGATTATACGTCAGACTCAGATACCATAGCGGAATACACTGAAAACAAGGCAACAATGATGGTCACCCTTTATCCTTTAAGAACCTTGCCAGCCAAGGAATTGATTTCAAGGAGTGATTTTGACAAGCGGATTTTTAAGAATTAGGCAAACCGATGACCTATAAAAACACATTAATCCTTGCCGGCATCATGGTTCTGACCATGGTCGTGGCAGGGCTTTCCAGCCATTCTGAAATCATCAAGCCCAACGAATAAGGTTAGATTGTGTGAGCGCAGCGAACCACAATCTGAACCGTTTGTTGGACAAGCCCGGTCACACCTTATATAGAAAATAGCTTTTTCGGAGCAAGGCCGCCTGATCAGACGGATGTGGGGCAGGACCGGTTCTTTTTTCGAAAAATTGATCTTTGAAATAAATTCATCAAATTATCGAGGCCGTTCGAACCCAAAAAGGCTGTTTTCTGCGCGCAAGTATGCGTTGCCGGGAGAACCAGTTTCCTTTCACGCTTAGTGATGTGCGGAATTTGGATTAGTCAACACCTCCTTTTCAGCTCGTTCATGCTGGTCAGGCAACCAGCGGCAGAAGAATTTGTGTTTGGATGATTTTCATCTTTGCTCCACAAATGGGACAGGTGATGGCGGGTCGTTTTTTCTGTCTGCTTGCAAGCATACGGAATGGAATGACTCGCAATATTAGCTGAAGGAGTTTAATGAGTTTCTTGCTGCAGGGATGAAGGAATCCATAACACCGGATTCTACGAAAACCCTTGGGCAGGATATGGAGCATGAGCAGATAAAGAAATTTTTCTCCGGTCACGGTCCGGGTTTTGTATTTTTTAGACTTTGCGTGCAGGTAACGGAAGGTCACCATGCCGTCTTCGCATCGCAAGATGTCCTTTTCCTGAATGACTCCCCGGTAAAGATATTTTCCAAGATAGATGATGGCCTTGTCGCCGTTGCCGACGTTTTTGCAATGAACAATCCACTTTTCGGGGCAATCCCCGGGCAGTTTCAGGCCCTGATCGACCAAGGCTTCCAGCATTTTTGCCCGGAAGACCTTTGCCAGGGCCCTTTCGTTGAAGAGGTATCCGGCCTTTTTCTTCCATAAACGGGTTAGCATGTTGATGCTTGCCGCGGGCATGACGACATGAATATGGGGATGATACTCGAGCTCTCGTGAATGCGTGTGGAGTATGGCGGTGAACCCGGCTGCTCCACCAAGTTTTTTGTCGTTCCGGGTGAAGGTTTTCAGGGTCTCCTGGACACAATCAAACATCAGGGAATAGACGATTTTCTGGTGCCTCCATGTCAAGGCCCGAAGTTGCCTGGGGAGGGTGAAGGTGGCCAGGTAGTATTCGGCCGGGAGTCGCTTGTCCAGTTGATTTTCGATCCACTGCTGGTTTTCATGGTTCTGGCAATGGGGGCAGTTTCTGTGACCACAGGAGTGGGGAATATATCTTTTTTCGCCGCAGTCATGATCTGTGCATTGTGCCAGCATGTGCGGGCCATGCTCCTGCCTGCACTGCTCCATAGCCCAGAGGGCCTTTTGGTGACTGGGTAGGATTGAATCTTTGTATTGCTCCAGAAAGCCATGCTTGAATTTGTTGATTATTGTGGAGATTAGAATCATTTGACACCTCCCCAGGTAATATCAAAGGTGTCGGTCAAGGAATTGACGGCCTGGCGGGCGTTGTTTTTAGTGACGGTCGTCAGGTGAGTATATCTGGAGGTAGTCAGGATGCTGACATGTCCCAGGATCTGCTGGAGTTCGACAAGATCTACGCCGGATTCCAGCATATGGGTGGCATAACTGTGGCGAAGCGAGTGGCATGAAATTTTTTTTTAATACCGAGTTGCGTGACCACGGCCTTCATGGCAGTCTGAATTCCGCCTCTGTCCAAGGGCGTATCTACCAGATGTGCATTTTTCAGCCCCCGCTTCCGATTGGGAAAGAGGAACTCTGAGTGTCGATGGACAGACCAGAAATTTCTCAGGGTCTGCAAGGTCTTCTCCGGCAGGGGAACCAACCTGTCCTTGTTTCCCTTGGCGTCGCGGATGTGGACCCGCATATTGACAGAATCGATATCGCCGGCCTTCAACCTGATTCCTTCTCCAAGACGCAAGCCCAGTGAATAGGCTGTGAAGAAGAAAACCCGGTAACTCAACTGTCGTGTAGCGCAGACCAGTTGTTGGAGTTGTTCTACCGAA
Coding sequences:
- a CDS encoding GumC family protein; the encoded protein is MQQIQQNQLPITPAQIIDILIRRRWIIVIPLCITLTVGLYLALTSPRTYMAETSILVQAQTVPGNYVKSIVSSGISSRISTISQQIMSMSNLEKIIDQFGLFEEEGAKDMYLEDKIEAMRKRIKVTLSSARSGADAFTISYKGSDPDKVMRITNTLTSFFMDENLKLREAQAIGTSEFLDAELEKTRKKLVDREEQLSSYRAKNMGGLPDELDSNLRTLDRLQLQLTDKQAMLRDAKNAINTLSAQIAQASKMGSQGMDDQFDFSDFGEEVGMGGEDEATLAEAEKRLDAMLLRYTRQHPDVRRLEAVIEKLRAKIEAAQAQEAAETLEPLETENLDVVEPGMNFAVMQQKTQLAQMNREIQALNAEIKSIQEKMVVYQKRVEDTPKKEQDLLSLKRDYANIQSVFNSLLDRKLEAELSVNMEKKQKGEQFRILDHARIPEKPISPDVRKMLVFSLAAGLGVAGGIIFLLEVLDFSIRRDEDIEKLGLLVLASIPPLKNPGDRLKKRLEMIFLSLAATYALVMLAAFIVLNDKGLDRVVNFIKSFING
- a CDS encoding polysaccharide biosynthesis tyrosine autokinase, with the translated sequence MGKIFKALEKSKEIDMGDSAVVENDSREDDLQDDTAGEENSRGDESPETGAHVQEDPQTIELPQSLDKSLVTHLKPHSSEAEQFRILKTTILFPKTGIPPRTIMVTSTAPGEGKSFVASNIAISIAKSIDEHVLLIDCDLRLPSLHTRFGFSDIPGLSEYLRAGKSLGSILRKTAIDKLSLLPAGKPPANPSELISSEQMRRLLQEVKGRYEDRYIIIDSPPPYLTAEANALARQVDGIIIVVKAGKTKRSDVQDLIDTYGKEKILGVVKNFADARHGFKKYEYK
- a CDS encoding TIGR03013 family XrtA/PEP-CTERM system glycosyltransferase gives rise to the protein MLRLFKQYYPLRNILFFMVEGLVIFGSVLIATVLLTRSNSYLFDLMLVVRVALVTLVCQISLYYNDLYDFQVASSVSEISIRLLQSLGITAIVLAVIYYFFPLVIIGQGAFILSILFLLVLIIGWRIFYIYVLNQGFYNEKVLILGASDLAVDIFNEVQDKIDCGYTVAAIVPFDGEDCLSGKVPDSLIVKSDRDHLCRTIFDLGINKVIAALKDSRGTFPARELLTCKTAGIEVLEGNSFYELLTGKLLVTKINPSWLIFSDGFKRSTFRMALKRMGDIIFSVVLLVLLFFPLLVVALLIKIDSRGPILFCQDRVGQGRKQYMMYKFRSMVEDAEKKSGPVWALDNDSRITRVGRVIRKFRIDEIPQVWNVFKGNMSFVGPRPERKHFTDELEEKIPYYGERFVVKPGITGWAQVSYAYGASVDDAIEKLNYDLFYIKNMSIMFDVMIVLRTIKTVVFGRGSR
- a CDS encoding polysaccharide biosynthesis/export family protein → MSFNRGLFVVSLISMVIGCFFQPGISRGEAQETMEDYKIGAGDVFKIDVWKEPELSLEASVVRIDGKITFPLLDDLQASGLTTMDLKAVIEKRLSDFVEAPQVTVTLISPGSQRYYILGEVNETGEYPIGKKLTILQAFAIAKGFTEWASKKEIILFRRENGQERIIRVNYKDITKGDFSNNVFIQADDTIIVP
- a CDS encoding porin family protein, producing the protein MVSIPKESKPIPTPALVGILTCVMVVSWAVQTFAMKMEFSPSLYISEDYTDNHFQTDTDKREEFYTTYGVGLSLGFLERTGQAVLSYSPEFKDYKNNYESDGWEHNASFAGNLNPSKQVAVDFSFNYDGHGDDNQGDTWQHGAYVGTAIQVTRHTDLTLSGDYTKSYDRQVRTGEWKESEDTSITTKVTHQFGEMNSLDLGYTYSFDNYADLDSDEYESHEPSAFISFWFTPQWGFDSNISFESRTYEIDEDEKIYTGDIRLIKKITRHFDTYVKYKHTRTNRDSGDESVYNPSVGFDWSITEDSGLSLGLGYLIQEWDTETDSGLFVDLDAFKTFDFSRRGTLTLSASSGYDASSDDAASLGFNVYYQAGFLYSYEVTKRLSADLDGSYIRDEYTEPDVNRVDNTTNLGLSLSWMPLRWMNIRFSYNFEDYTSDSDTIAEYTENKATMMVTLYPLRTLPAKELISRSDFDKRIFKN
- a CDS encoding IS91 family transposase, which gives rise to MILISTIINKFKHGFLEQYKDSILPSHQKALWAMEQCRQEHGPHMLAQCTDHDCGEKRYIPHSCGHRNCPHCQNHENQQWIENQLDKRLPAEYYLATFTLPRQLRALTWRHQKIVYSLMFDCVQETLKTFTRNDKKLGGAAGFTAILHTHSRELEYHPHIHVVMPAASINMLTRLWKKKAGYLFNERALAKVFRAKMLEALVDQGLKLPGDCPEKWIVHCKNVGNGDKAIIYLGKYLYRGVIQEKDILRCEDGMVTFRYLHAKSKKYKTRTVTGEKFLYLLMLHILPKGFRRIRCYGFLHPCSKKLIKLLQLILRVIPFRMLASRQKKRPAITCPICGAKMKIIQTQILLPLVA
- a CDS encoding tyrosine-type recombinase/integrase — its product is MLESGVDLVELQQILGHVSILTTSRYTHLTTVTKNNARQAVNSLTDTFDITWGGVK
- a CDS encoding tyrosine-type recombinase/integrase; this encodes MDTSMPNDPKFNKYYHKHLQCLKLAGLQPKTIEAYSRAIRRIGNYFDCRVENLTTDQLLDYFNDLLENRSWSAVKLDLYGLKFFYTRVLGKTWEDIPLIKPPKTTRIPDILSVEQLQQLVCATRQLSYRVFFFTAYSLGLRLGEGIRLKAGDIDSVNMRVHIRDAKGNKDRLVPLPEKTLQTLRNFWSVHRHSEFLFPNRKRGLKNAHLVDTPLDRGGIQTAMKAVVTQLGIKKKFHATRFATVMPPICWNPA